Below is a window of Moorella thermoacetica DNA.
ACCGAATCCACCGGCAGTTGGACCGGCTACCTCCCCGGCCAGCCCCAAAAGTACTTATTCTACGTCGATAACTCAATCTATCAAGACGGCGCCACCGGCAATGTCACCATTTACGCCGGCGGAGGCTGGAGGACATTTGACAGCATCACCTTCTCCGATCAGTCCCATTTCGTATACGACAACACGACTTATAACCTGTTGGGAGCAGAGATAAAGATTGGAGACACCGTTTTTACGGTCGTCGATTCCGCCTGGCGGGTCAGCTCTCAGGTTATGGAGGTGTACCTGCAGAAGGCCTGACAGGCCCATTTATTTTTTGTCATGAAACAAGTCCCCGGAAACAGGGGAGAGCGTGCGCCATGTGTTGAGCGACTATAGCCCTATCTCATGTTCCTGGGACAACTATAACAGGACGGCGTTGCCGGGTTACAAAAACTTAACGCTGAGGGACTTCTGACATATCTCCCATGGTCGAATCTCTAAAAAATGATCCTCCTGTAGTTATTACGATCAATAGTGAACCCAAATCTGTACTCCTGGATTACGAGAAATACCTATGTTCTATTGATGGATGCCCGGCAAGGCGACCGGCTTTAAATAAAAGTAAGCTTGTAATCTATTGACGCACCTAACAGTTGCTGGTATTATTGTCCATAAAGTAAGTATAAGATATGTCGAAATAAATATAATGGAGCAAAACGGCATGGACACCCAGTACGCAGTCCGGGACTCCCTGCAGAAAAGTGACAACATCCCCCAGCGCGAGATCGCCCGTCATACCGGCCTTTCCTTTTACTGCGCTGCAGGCTTGGCTGGCATAGACGGCAATATCCTGGTAATCACCTGGCAGGCATGGGGAGATTTCCTGCTGTCGTACGGGGAAATATATTTAGACAGAATGTATGAATTTGGGAGTAGGAAGAAATTATTAGGCACTCGGAATAACATATAATGGCATCCAAATATCCCGCACACCTGACGAACAGTTATCCCGAGAGACCAGGGATCTGAAAAGAGAACTACCAGCATTGTTTAGGGAGGAATGTCCCTTATGCCTCGAAACACGATAAAGCCGGCTCTACAGGAACTAGCAAAACGGAACGCAGAACTTTACGAAAAATATGGGCGACCTTTAGAAAAAGAACACAAAGGGAAGTTCATTGCTATTTCCGAAGAAGGCAAAGTCATAATTGATCCTAATGATGTCCAGGTAGCCCAGAAAGCAATAGAAGAATTCGGTCCCGGCCGTTTTGCCTTCTATAAGATAGGCTTCAAGGCAACTGGCAAGTGGAGGATTACCAGACCATGAAAGGCCTCATCCTCTCGGGCGGCAAGGGCACCCGCCCCCTTACATACACCATCACTAAGCAGCTTATTCCCGTGGCCAACCGGCCCATTTTATTTTTCGTCATCGAGCAGGTCGTCCAGGCTAGGATTAGCGACATCGGATCATTATTTCCCCGGATACAGGGGAGAGTGTGCGCCAAGCAGTGGGCGACGGTACCAGCAACGAGAAAGCCAACGTGGTAATAGTCCGGGCTATTATGCAATTATAGAAAAGGCGGTAGTATTTATGGAAAAAGTAGAGGTATATTTTATAGAAGAAAAAGAGCCATTTAAGCATCGCGTCCAACGATACTATGATCTCATCATGGGCCTTGCCTTACGGGATGTTAAAATGCGCTACCAGCTTTCCATCCTGGGATTGTACTGGGCGGTATTGAACCCATTATTAATGGCTTTGATCTGGGGTTTTGTTTTCAGCCAGATTTTCCGGGTCCAAGGAATAGAGGGCGTGCCCTACGTTGTTTTCCTGTTTTGCGGGATCACTTTCTGGAACCTGTTTGCCAATTCCTTGCTCTCCGCTGTAAATTGCCTGACCGGCAACGCCAGCCTGCTGGCCAAGCTTTATTTTCCCAGGGTTATCCTACCTGCTGCTTCAGTCGTGGCGCGGGTGGTGGACTTTAGTTTTTCTCTAATGGTATTAATTATTCTGATGTTAATAAATAAGGTCTCCCCGGGCCCGAAATGGTGGTGGATGCCACTTTTTGTAGCAATACAGTTAATCTTCACCCTGGGCATGGCCTATATTGTAGCGGCCCTGAATGTGCTTTACCGGGACGTTAATCAGATTTTGGGCATCTTGCTCATGCTCTGGATGTATATGTCGCCAGTCTTATATACAATTGAACAAGTGCCTGTAAATTTTAAGAAATATTTTCTTTTTAATCCTATCGGACAGCTTATTAATATGGAAACGAGAGCTATACTTGGCAGCGGCCAGGTTGATGGTTACGCCCTGGGTATTACCATTGTAATCGCCATTGGTATCTACGTGGTTGGGCGGCTGGTCTTTCGCTACCTGGAGCCTATTTTTGCGGAGGTCATGTAGTTTGGCCATTATCGAAGTGCAGAGTTTATGGAAAAAATTTCGCTTGCGCCAGGATAGGGCTGAAAATATCTCTACTCTGTTTATAAATCTATTTCGTAAATTACCCAACCTTGATAAAGAACTGTGGGCTTTGAAGGACATCAGCTTTACGTTGCAGGAAGGAAAAAGCCTGGGAATTATCGGTGCAAATGGATCGGGAAAAAGCACCTTGCTAAAAATACTTACAGGCACCCTGCGTCCTACCAGGGGGCAAATCACCGTGCGGGGGCGGCGCTCCTCCCTTATTGAACTGGGCGCCGGCTTTCACCCGGATTTCTCTGACCGGGATAATGTTTACCTGAACGGCCTCATTTTGGGCATGTCCAGAGCGCAGGTAAAGCGGAAGTTTGATGAAATCGTCGCCTTTGCTGAGCTGGAACAGTTCATCGATGTGCCTGTAAAGTACTATTCCTCCGGCATGCAGGCGCGCCTGGGATTCGCTGTGGCTACTGCAGTTGAGCCGGAGATTTTAATTGTGGACGAAGTTCTGGCCGTGGGTGACGGTAATTTCCAGCAGAAATGCCTGGCACGTATCCGGGAGATGCAGCGTAGAGGAACCAGTATTCTCCTGGTTTCTCATTCCATGAATGATATTGAAACCATTTGCGATGAGGCCCTCTGGTTACATAGGGGTGAGATAGTAAGGTTTGGAAAGGCTAAAGACGTGGTGCAGAAATACCAAATAAACCAGGGATTACCTCCATGTGCGGTAAGATGAGTAGGGCTGAATTAGATTATAGAGTGGCTAGAGACGTTAAAGCTTTATTCATATTCACCGCGGTAGATGAGAATGTAAGTTTCCTGTGGTAGCTGGTCCAGTACCTGGACGCTAGTCTGTACAGGTTAAGTTAAAAATTTTGTACTGCGAAAGATTTTATTATTTTTCTCTAGCGATTGTTGAGCTGTGTTACAAGCAGTAATTTGAAAAGCAGAATGATGCATCTTCAAGGGTTTAAGACCTGGATGGAAAACTACGAGGAACGCATACTTTCCTGCTGAGATCCGAGATTACCTCGAGGTGGACAAGATGAAAACTAGAATCCTCGTTATCAGTGAGTACTTCTCACGTGGCGGTTTAGAAACTCATATTGTCGGTCAAGCGCGCGTTCTATCGAAACTTGGTGTGGATCTTCTGTTAGCAACAGGTTCCTCAGCAGCCGATTGCCCCGATGGTGTGTTTGCTGCAGCCCTTACAGATCTTCGAATGGGCGCCCAGGTATCATATGACGAATTATGTGTGACGCTTAAAAGGCTCAAGAAATTCATTTCAGACGAGCGCATAACGTTAATCCATGCGCATCCGTTTTATAGCGCAATCGTCGGTCTCTTGGCAGCGCAACAATCACGATTGCCTTTTGTCGTTACGATACATAGTCCGTTATCATTAAGTAGTACGTTTGGGCAACTCTATGATTTTTTGCTCAAGTCTGTTGTGCTCCCAGTAGCAGGTCGAGTTTTCTGTGTATCGAAAGAGACAGAACTTTTGTGTCGCTCTTTGGCAGAATGTAGGACTGAACTTTTACTGAACGCTGTTCAAATACAGAACTCGAACCCACCAAACGTAGCCAAAGATGGCCCATGGTTATGGGCTGGACGGCTTGATAAAGATAAGTCTAACGGCCTTCTCGATTTGATAGAGAAAATTGATCAGGCAACAGTCGGCGAACTCCATATATTTGGAGATGGGCCTCAAGTTCATTTAATTGAATCGTTTCTTAATAGTCGGCCAGACAAGGCTGAGTTCGTGCGACTGATGGGATGGCGTCATAATATAACCACGATAATGCCTGCTTATGCTGGCATTGCTGGGATGGGGCGCGTAATTCTTGAGGGTTCTGCCTTAAACAGACCATGTTTGCTGGTTGGCTATGATGGGGTTAAAGGCCTACTCGATATTAATAGGTTCGAACGAGCCTCTTTTTGGAATTTCTCGGGTCGTGGATTACCAACAATTACAGCGGATGCCCTTCATCAGGAATTCTATAGATTGTCCAAAGATAAAGGCCCTTTTCTTCTTCGCCAATGGGTCGCCGATAATCGGGACGAAAGAGTGATCTGGCAGCGCTATGCGGAAAAGATAAAAGATTTAGCTCCGCTTGATAATCCGTTGGCTCAAAACATCTTGGATGCGTTGCAATATCGCGGTTCCATTTCCGAACCTGTGTGGTGGGACAAAGAGTTGATGCGGGTTATTCTGGGCTTGTTCTCCAATGAGCCATACGGGAAGGAACAGGCGAAGAGTATGACCCATCAGATCTTGGTAGCGCACCTCCACTCTAAATTAGAAGCGATAAAGTATGAAACAACAATGTTACGGGAGAAAATAGATTTCCTTAAGAGTGCGCTGGCTGAGCGTGACGAAAAGATCACTTCTCTCAATCAAGCTGTGGCTGAACGTGACGAAAAGATCATCTCCTTAAATCAAGCTGTGATTGAGCGAGATGAAAAGATTGCTTCGCTACAAAAGCACATTCAAGATATTTGGGCCAGCACATCGTGGCGGATTACACGCCCTTTAAGATTTCTTAAGAAGCTTGTTAGTGATCCCGAGCCGACAACTTATTTTATACTAAAGCGCATTTATTGGGGACTTCCAGGAAATTTGCGGATACGTCTAAATGGACTTAGATGTCTTATTATTCGTTTTTTCTTATCAAAGCGCAAAAACAATGTAGGTCTAATGGCTAATCAAGAAGGTATACATGGCCTTTCTTGGGAAGAGTTTCAAGATAAAGTACTATCGAAACGGGAACAACACAAGGGAATTTTTATTTTAGAGGCTACCCATATAGATTGGAATATGAATTTATTTCAGAGACCTCAACATATGGCAAACGCACTTTCAAAGCTTGGTTACCTCGTAATTTTTAAGACTGCAAATTTTTATGATAATGTATCTGGGTTTAAAAAAATATCCGATAACCTTTGGTTGACAAATAATGATAAAGTAGACAGTATTTACGGAGCAGTAAGAAGCTTTTACAGTACCTCTTCTGTTTACACTAAAGAAATCTATGATGACCGCAGAAAATACGGCCTTGTTGTTTACGAATACATAGATCATATTGACCCCGCTATATCTGGAGATGAGGAGAACATCCGACGCCTGAATGCTCTCAAGAATTATGCCTTCAATGGTGGAGTAGATTTTATCGTGGCTTCAGCTAAAGCATTGTATAGAAAGGCTGTTCAAGCTGTAGGCGAAGATAAAGTTATTTTAATTCCAAACGGTGTGGATGTTGAGCATTATCGCGACCAACGCCACAAGTACTGTACTATTCCTAAGTCGTTGATTAAGTTCAAGAATGTACATAAAATAATTGTGGGTTACTTTGGGGCACTTGCACCTTGGCTGTGGTATGAAGAGATAGAGAAACTTGCAGCCCTTAGGCCAGAAGTAGGTTTTGTTTTCATTGGGCCTGATTATTATGGCGGTTCATCTCTGTTACCGAAAGCGAAGAATATTTTTTGGATGGGGCCGGTTGATTACAAAATTTTACCCGGTTATGCACT
It encodes the following:
- a CDS encoding ABC transporter permease, yielding MEKVEVYFIEEKEPFKHRVQRYYDLIMGLALRDVKMRYQLSILGLYWAVLNPLLMALIWGFVFSQIFRVQGIEGVPYVVFLFCGITFWNLFANSLLSAVNCLTGNASLLAKLYFPRVILPAASVVARVVDFSFSLMVLIILMLINKVSPGPKWWWMPLFVAIQLIFTLGMAYIVAALNVLYRDVNQILGILLMLWMYMSPVLYTIEQVPVNFKKYFLFNPIGQLINMETRAILGSGQVDGYALGITIVIAIGIYVVGRLVFRYLEPIFAEVM
- a CDS encoding ABC transporter ATP-binding protein codes for the protein MAIIEVQSLWKKFRLRQDRAENISTLFINLFRKLPNLDKELWALKDISFTLQEGKSLGIIGANGSGKSTLLKILTGTLRPTRGQITVRGRRSSLIELGAGFHPDFSDRDNVYLNGLILGMSRAQVKRKFDEIVAFAELEQFIDVPVKYYSSGMQARLGFAVATAVEPEILIVDEVLAVGDGNFQQKCLARIREMQRRGTSILLVSHSMNDIETICDEALWLHRGEIVRFGKAKDVVQKYQINQGLPPCAVR
- a CDS encoding glycosyltransferase family 4 protein; translation: MKTRILVISEYFSRGGLETHIVGQARVLSKLGVDLLLATGSSAADCPDGVFAAALTDLRMGAQVSYDELCVTLKRLKKFISDERITLIHAHPFYSAIVGLLAAQQSRLPFVVTIHSPLSLSSTFGQLYDFLLKSVVLPVAGRVFCVSKETELLCRSLAECRTELLLNAVQIQNSNPPNVAKDGPWLWAGRLDKDKSNGLLDLIEKIDQATVGELHIFGDGPQVHLIESFLNSRPDKAEFVRLMGWRHNITTIMPAYAGIAGMGRVILEGSALNRPCLLVGYDGVKGLLDINRFERASFWNFSGRGLPTITADALHQEFYRLSKDKGPFLLRQWVADNRDERVIWQRYAEKIKDLAPLDNPLAQNILDALQYRGSISEPVWWDKELMRVILGLFSNEPYGKEQAKSMTHQILVAHLHSKLEAIKYETTMLREKIDFLKSALAERDEKITSLNQAVAERDEKIISLNQAVIERDEKIASLQKHIQDIWASTSWRITRPLRFLKKLVSDPEPTTYFILKRIYWGLPGNLRIRLNGLRCLIIRFFLSKRKNNVGLMANQEGIHGLSWEEFQDKVLSKREQHKGIFILEATHIDWNMNLFQRPQHMANALSKLGYLVIFKTANFYDNVSGFKKISDNLWLTNNDKVDSIYGAVRSFYSTSSVYTKEIYDDRRKYGLVVYEYIDHIDPAISGDEENIRRLNALKNYAFNGGVDFIVASAKALYRKAVQAVGEDKVILIPNGVDVEHYRDQRHKYCTIPKSLIKFKNVHKIIVGYFGALAPWLWYEEIEKLAALRPEVGFVFIGPDYYGGSSLLPKAKNIFWMGPVDYKILPGYALHFDICFIPFRPGEIARTTSPLKLFEYFALEKPVIVTSSMLECIQFCEVLSGSCATELSKCIDKALDLSRDEHFKKRLAELADQNSWIERAKKYEIIFEQTKKWICHKKDI